The following coding sequences are from one Leptospira mayottensis 200901116 window:
- the lysS gene encoding lysine--tRNA ligase: MLDSNELIQQRIQKIEELKKQGINPYPVRFFPDSKSKDIVEKFEKNPTGPETKFKLGGRLHSKRVMGKASFAHLKDSTGIIQLYATRDDLGETSYAIFKSLDLGDIIGLEGYLFKTQKGEVTLHVTSVELLAKCIRPLPVVKEKDGVIYDAFADVEQRYRMRYVDLIVNDHVRDTFITRSRIVSEIRNFLTNEGFLEVETPMMQPIAGGAAARPFVTHHNTLDMQLFLRIAPELYLKRLIVGGIDRVFELNRNFRNEGTSTKHNPEFTMMEAYIAFADMTTMLDLTERLITHLAQKIHGALKIQYGKDLIDLSPPWRKVTYTDIIKEYSGIDFSLITSLEEAKKKASELKVDVSKCNTIWKVADEVFSEKAEPNLIQPVFIIDYPKELSPLAKSNPDKPGYVERFEPYVAGREIGNAFTELNDPFDQKERFEDQVKQREAGDDEAFMMDEDYIRALEYGMPPTGGLGIGIDRLVMLLTNSHSIRDTILFPLMRPE, from the coding sequence ATGTTAGACTCAAACGAACTGATTCAACAAAGAATTCAAAAAATCGAAGAATTAAAAAAACAGGGAATCAATCCGTATCCGGTTCGTTTTTTTCCGGATTCAAAATCAAAAGACATCGTTGAAAAGTTCGAAAAAAATCCTACCGGACCAGAAACCAAATTCAAATTAGGCGGAAGATTACATTCCAAAAGAGTAATGGGAAAAGCGAGTTTCGCCCATCTCAAAGATAGCACGGGAATCATTCAACTTTACGCGACCCGCGACGATTTAGGGGAAACTTCCTACGCAATTTTTAAGTCTCTCGATCTGGGAGATATCATCGGACTGGAAGGTTATCTTTTTAAAACTCAAAAAGGAGAAGTCACGTTACACGTCACATCTGTGGAACTTCTCGCCAAATGTATTCGCCCTCTTCCCGTGGTAAAAGAGAAAGACGGAGTAATATACGACGCATTTGCCGACGTCGAACAGAGATATAGAATGCGGTACGTAGATCTTATAGTGAACGATCACGTCAGAGATACGTTCATCACGAGAAGCCGGATCGTTTCTGAAATCAGAAATTTCCTCACCAACGAAGGTTTTTTAGAGGTGGAAACTCCGATGATGCAACCGATTGCGGGAGGTGCTGCAGCAAGACCTTTCGTAACCCATCATAATACACTGGACATGCAGTTGTTTTTGAGAATCGCTCCCGAACTTTATCTCAAACGTTTGATCGTGGGAGGTATAGACCGAGTTTTCGAACTCAATCGAAACTTTAGAAACGAAGGAACCTCAACCAAACATAATCCCGAATTTACAATGATGGAAGCCTACATCGCATTCGCGGACATGACTACGATGCTTGATCTTACCGAAAGGCTTATCACGCACTTAGCACAAAAAATCCACGGAGCGTTAAAAATTCAATACGGCAAAGATCTGATCGATCTTTCTCCTCCTTGGAGAAAAGTGACTTATACAGATATCATCAAAGAATATAGCGGAATCGATTTTAGTCTGATCACTTCTTTGGAAGAAGCGAAGAAAAAAGCCTCCGAATTGAAAGTAGATGTTTCCAAATGTAATACGATCTGGAAAGTGGCGGACGAGGTCTTTTCCGAAAAAGCGGAACCGAATCTAATCCAACCCGTTTTTATCATCGATTATCCGAAAGAACTCTCTCCCCTCGCGAAATCCAATCCGGATAAGCCGGGTTATGTGGAGCGATTCGAACCTTACGTAGCCGGAAGGGAAATCGGAAACGCATTCACAGAGTTAAACGATCCTTTCGATCAGAAAGAAAGATTCGAAGATCAGGTAAAACAAAGAGAAGCTGGAGACGATGAAGCATTTATGATGGATGAGGATTATATCCGTGCGCTGGAATACGGAATGCCTCCGACGGGAGGACTCGGAATCGGAATCGACCGTTTGGTAATGCTTTTAACCAATTCCCATTCTATTCGGGATACCATTCTGTTTCCATTGATGAGACCGGAATAA
- a CDS encoding WecB/TagA/CpsF family glycosyltransferase, which produces MKKPDEIVHLSAKDDRDYLLDYQVIQTETLGKTDILGVPFDNVTQDESVAKIYRLLEEKEKFHHILFLDPVKIMSVRKGKKLHRITEKATMILAEGAGLQWAATRLGKVLKERISTIALMMDLVRLCELRNYSIFMLGGKEDVIEKVYFTLSRHFPGVRIVGRHAGYMNPQRELMVKESIRKTSPNLIFLAMDFPEQEIWIENNTAFFGHSVIIGVSGSLDILSGRVRKAPNFFKLRGLIWLWRILSKPWRLFRFFRMFQFFTIVFFKSLFQKKS; this is translated from the coding sequence ATGAAGAAGCCGGATGAAATCGTACATCTTTCCGCCAAAGACGATAGGGATTATCTTTTAGATTATCAGGTCATTCAAACAGAAACATTAGGAAAAACCGATATTCTCGGAGTTCCATTCGATAATGTGACCCAGGATGAATCCGTAGCCAAGATTTATAGACTCTTGGAGGAAAAAGAAAAGTTTCACCACATTCTTTTTTTGGATCCGGTCAAAATCATGTCCGTTCGAAAAGGGAAAAAGCTCCATAGAATCACAGAAAAAGCGACTATGATTCTTGCCGAAGGAGCTGGTTTGCAGTGGGCCGCGACCCGTCTCGGCAAAGTTCTGAAAGAGCGGATTTCTACGATTGCTTTGATGATGGATCTGGTTCGTCTTTGTGAACTCAGAAATTATTCCATTTTTATGCTCGGTGGCAAAGAGGATGTTATCGAAAAAGTTTATTTTACTCTCTCCAGACATTTTCCTGGGGTGAGAATTGTTGGAAGACACGCCGGCTATATGAATCCCCAAAGGGAGTTGATGGTAAAGGAATCGATTCGTAAGACGAGTCCGAATCTCATTTTTCTTGCTATGGATTTTCCGGAACAGGAAATCTGGATCGAAAATAACACTGCGTTTTTCGGACATTCCGTAATTATCGGAGTCAGTGGTTCCTTAGATATTCTTTCCGGTAGGGTGAGAAAGGCTCCGAACTTCTTCAAACTCAGAGGACTAATTTGGTTGTGGAGGATCTTAAGCAAACCCTGGAGATTATTCCGTTTTTTTAGAATGTTTCAGTTTTTTACGATCGTATTCTTTAAATCTCTTTTTCAAAAAAAATCTTAA
- a CDS encoding thiamine phosphate synthase yields the protein MPGIYPILDWDFCKKKDLDFLTLPRIWLEYPDLVPFVQIRAKSASVPELEFLVKSLQDRYPQLLLILNDFWEQAIEWNCFGAHVGKEDYEALNSEEKKVLFNSELYLGTSSHTLKEVNVLDSSLWNYTGLGPIFPTDNKEDAKPAIGTEILEKVARESLLPVTLIGGIQVGNLDLILKMGEFLLSSISMACLEREFRAAAAKIRK from the coding sequence TTGCCTGGAATTTATCCGATTCTTGATTGGGATTTTTGTAAAAAGAAAGATCTCGATTTTTTAACTCTCCCCAGGATTTGGTTGGAATATCCGGATCTTGTTCCTTTTGTGCAGATCCGTGCCAAGTCGGCTTCCGTTCCCGAACTGGAATTTCTTGTTAAGTCCCTCCAGGATCGATATCCTCAATTACTTTTGATTTTAAACGATTTTTGGGAACAAGCGATCGAATGGAATTGTTTCGGCGCTCATGTCGGAAAAGAAGATTATGAGGCTTTGAATTCCGAAGAAAAGAAAGTTCTATTCAACTCGGAACTCTATCTCGGGACCTCGTCTCATACGTTGAAAGAAGTGAACGTTTTGGATTCTTCCCTTTGGAATTATACCGGGCTTGGACCGATTTTTCCCACCGATAATAAAGAAGATGCAAAGCCCGCAATCGGAACGGAAATTTTAGAGAAAGTTGCAAGAGAATCTTTATTACCTGTAACTTTAATAGGTGGAATCCAAGTTGGAAATTTGGATCTGATTTTGAAAATGGGGGAGTTCTTACTTTCAAGTATTTCCATGGCTTGTTTAGAAAGAGAATTTAGAGCAGCAGCTGCGAAAATACGAAAGTAA
- a CDS encoding 16S rRNA (uracil(1498)-N(3))-methyltransferase has protein sequence MEEAILFRRGFRCESQFSLNKEEVSHLKALRIFSEDKNLRVLNGIGSEWIYEVKGNSQQGILKKTEVHVKPESTSAIATAIPKGNRLEWLLQKGTELGLSHFYFLNFEQSDRKDFNLSRVQKIVEEAAVQSKRIFLPEVCAPVSLKEFLNLQENRNLSIYQFDPKGESKPKPEFFQNSVWIVGPEGGFREKEIHLLREKNILGVKAGNTILKIETAGIFAASLFRYFND, from the coding sequence TTGGAAGAAGCGATTCTTTTCAGAAGAGGTTTCCGCTGCGAATCGCAGTTTTCCTTGAATAAAGAGGAGGTTTCCCATTTAAAGGCTCTTCGGATTTTTTCCGAAGATAAAAATCTTAGAGTGTTAAACGGAATTGGATCGGAATGGATCTACGAAGTAAAGGGAAATTCACAACAAGGGATTCTCAAAAAAACTGAGGTTCACGTAAAACCGGAATCGACTTCCGCGATCGCAACTGCAATTCCTAAAGGGAATCGTTTGGAATGGCTTTTACAAAAAGGAACCGAACTGGGCTTAAGTCATTTTTATTTTTTAAACTTCGAACAATCGGATCGGAAGGATTTTAATTTGAGTCGAGTTCAAAAGATTGTGGAGGAAGCGGCGGTTCAATCGAAAAGAATTTTTCTTCCTGAAGTATGTGCCCCAGTTTCCTTAAAAGAATTTTTGAATTTGCAAGAAAACCGAAATCTTTCCATTTATCAATTCGATCCGAAAGGAGAATCAAAACCGAAGCCGGAATTTTTTCAAAATTCGGTTTGGATTGTAGGGCCGGAAGGCGGATTTCGTGAAAAGGAGATTCATTTATTGCGAGAAAAGAATATACTCGGAGTCAAAGCGGGAAACACTATTTTAAAAATCGAGACCGCGGGAATTTTTGCGGCCTCGTTGTTTCGCTATTTTAACGATTGA
- a CDS encoding outer membrane lipoprotein-sorting protein, with protein sequence MDRILAFTVVFFALTVLSKETNSQGSNVRVAQELVARLDQALVKSNQGLIKGNLILIRRSGETWSWDVNMFRKEEDTLYLFESRGRGLEYKILIKDEGEQIYTFNVLSKKIFRKVDEEKYESHLSTGFSFIDLSGASYQANYNPIVQSDLKIADQTFKRITLKPIIPYFYSKLILLLNLDSLRPTRLDFHDRDGVLFKTMNIKYGLIKVRQNQKTTKEEYASRLEMLDLTTGSISVLEYTEIDKGVRPDSSLFELANLNR encoded by the coding sequence TTGGATCGGATTCTTGCGTTTACGGTGGTTTTTTTTGCCCTCACTGTATTAAGTAAAGAAACAAATTCGCAAGGATCCAATGTAAGGGTTGCCCAAGAGTTAGTGGCTAGACTCGATCAGGCTCTCGTAAAATCCAATCAAGGTTTGATCAAAGGGAATCTAATTCTCATTCGACGCAGTGGAGAAACCTGGAGTTGGGACGTAAATATGTTCAGGAAAGAAGAGGACACGCTCTATTTATTTGAAAGTAGGGGAAGGGGACTTGAATACAAGATTTTGATTAAGGATGAGGGAGAACAGATCTATACATTCAACGTACTTTCCAAAAAGATATTTCGGAAAGTAGACGAGGAAAAATACGAATCCCACTTATCGACCGGATTCAGTTTTATCGATTTATCCGGTGCTTCCTATCAGGCCAATTATAATCCAATCGTTCAGAGCGATCTCAAAATTGCCGATCAAACTTTCAAAAGGATTACGCTCAAGCCGATCATACCGTATTTTTATTCCAAGTTGATTCTCCTTTTGAATTTGGATTCTTTAAGACCCACACGATTGGATTTTCACGATCGGGACGGAGTATTGTTCAAAACGATGAACATCAAATACGGACTCATAAAGGTGAGACAAAATCAGAAGACTACAAAGGAAGAATACGCAAGCCGACTTGAGATGTTGGACTTAACTACTGGGTCCATCAGTGTATTAGAATATACGGAAATAGATAAGGGAGTAAGACCGGACTCTTCCTTGTTTGAGCTTGCAAACTTGAATCGATAA
- the guaB gene encoding IMP dehydrogenase has protein sequence MSNQTYRDSEYLDGLSGDELFSLQIGLTYRDFLVLPGFIDFHPSEVELETRLTRNIRLKRPFISSPMDTVTESQMAIAQALMGGIGIIHYNNTIEEQVALVEKVKRFENGFITDPVVLGPKNIIRDLDWIKEHKGFTGIPVTEDGTRNSKLIGIVTNRDIDFEKNREITLDEVMTKSVITGKEGITLQDANDIIKKSKIGKLPIVDSDGKLVSLVSRSDLKKNKEFPDASKDERKRLRCGAAVSTLLESRDRVAALYEAGVDVIIIDSAQGNSNYQIEMIQFIKKEFKNLDIVAGNVVTRAQAENLIQAGADGLRIGMGPGSICITQDTMAVGRAQATAVYQTAKHAAKYDVPVIADGGISNIGDIANSLAIGASTCMMGFMFAGTTEAPGEYFYENGIRLKKYRGMASIEAMKAGGDKRYFNEGQKVKVAQGVSGSVVDRGSILNFIPYLSQGLRLSFQDMGYKSIPEIHKALREGKLRFERRSESAQAQGSVHGLYSFSAPTMRAE, from the coding sequence ATGTCAAACCAAACTTACCGCGACTCCGAATATTTAGATGGATTGTCCGGAGATGAATTATTTAGTCTTCAGATCGGTCTAACGTACAGAGATTTTCTCGTTCTCCCTGGATTTATCGACTTTCATCCGTCCGAAGTTGAGCTTGAAACCAGACTAACCCGAAATATAAGACTAAAGAGACCTTTCATAAGTTCTCCGATGGACACGGTAACGGAATCCCAAATGGCGATTGCGCAGGCTCTTATGGGAGGGATCGGAATCATTCATTACAACAACACGATCGAAGAGCAGGTCGCTCTTGTGGAAAAGGTAAAACGTTTTGAAAATGGATTCATTACAGATCCCGTGGTTTTAGGGCCGAAAAACATTATCCGTGATTTGGATTGGATTAAAGAACACAAAGGATTTACGGGAATTCCGGTAACCGAAGACGGCACAAGAAATTCTAAACTGATCGGAATCGTTACAAATAGGGACATTGATTTTGAGAAGAATCGAGAAATTACCCTCGACGAAGTAATGACTAAGAGCGTGATCACTGGTAAAGAGGGAATCACTTTGCAGGATGCAAACGACATCATAAAGAAATCTAAGATCGGGAAACTTCCGATTGTGGATTCCGATGGAAAATTGGTGTCTCTTGTGAGTCGCTCTGACTTAAAAAAGAATAAAGAATTTCCAGATGCTTCAAAAGACGAAAGAAAAAGGCTTCGTTGTGGCGCGGCGGTTTCCACTCTTCTGGAATCCAGAGATAGGGTGGCGGCGCTTTATGAAGCGGGAGTCGATGTAATCATCATCGATTCCGCGCAAGGAAACTCGAATTATCAGATCGAGATGATTCAGTTCATCAAGAAGGAATTCAAGAATTTGGATATAGTTGCAGGGAACGTGGTGACTCGTGCACAAGCAGAGAATTTGATCCAAGCCGGTGCCGATGGACTTCGAATCGGAATGGGACCTGGGTCCATTTGTATCACACAGGATACGATGGCGGTTGGACGGGCTCAGGCGACTGCGGTCTATCAAACTGCAAAACATGCTGCAAAATACGATGTTCCCGTTATTGCGGACGGGGGAATTTCCAATATTGGTGATATTGCCAATTCTCTCGCAATCGGTGCTTCTACCTGTATGATGGGATTTATGTTCGCCGGGACCACGGAAGCTCCCGGAGAGTATTTTTATGAAAATGGAATCCGTCTCAAGAAATACAGGGGTATGGCGTCGATTGAAGCGATGAAAGCAGGCGGTGATAAACGTTACTTTAATGAAGGTCAAAAGGTGAAGGTCGCCCAGGGTGTCAGCGGGTCGGTCGTGGACAGAGGATCGATTTTGAACTTCATTCCATACTTATCCCAAGGTCTTAGGTTGTCCTTTCAAGACATGGGTTATAAATCGATACCTGAAATTCATAAAGCTCTTCGGGAGGGAAAGCTTCGTTTTGAAAGAAGATCTGAATCCGCACAGGCTCAAGGTTCTGTTCATGGTCTCTATTCTTTCAGTGCGCCGACGATGAGGGCGGAATAA
- a CDS encoding DUF1577 domain-containing protein has protein sequence METIQRKKREKETISDPTKKFHIISKFLVQTDIIARVPGSTIQIIKILQVSKDATKILIQTEIPNAFPLNSHVTLTKLLAKYVELNCEVIDEKPNNQLILSVSDISIASKERSLSRISPPEGAVWITNIRTSRTTIDANLFNIPTSVKVNFADYETKLKSKYDFLKIDVFGTIGDKLDLVKKTRKILFIPNTQKEESYAAYDQEGFIDYASELGDAEDIRKKIIEYANQKIKSELIVPVIYLSHEEQAIPIGFVHAQNRNREIDILEVMEIKTLTFEMVDRIRESNTILVKERFPIVNISTGGLKVKINHPDLNQDLTKRAGFTFDIFFKMQAPLTAFGLIRSITKDAEGNLYVGLSIEGNSSRPGERKKYIDNVNRLLAESGQLQL, from the coding sequence ATGGAAACGATTCAGAGAAAAAAAAGGGAGAAGGAAACAATCTCCGACCCCACTAAAAAGTTTCACATTATCTCGAAATTTCTTGTACAAACAGATATCATCGCACGTGTTCCGGGCTCCACAATTCAGATCATTAAAATCTTACAAGTTTCCAAAGACGCCACAAAAATCCTGATTCAAACGGAAATACCGAATGCCTTTCCGTTAAACAGTCATGTCACCCTTACAAAACTCCTTGCAAAATACGTGGAACTCAATTGCGAAGTTATAGACGAAAAACCGAACAACCAATTGATTCTTTCCGTTTCGGATATCTCAATTGCAAGTAAAGAAAGAAGTCTCAGTCGAATCTCGCCTCCCGAAGGGGCTGTTTGGATTACAAACATCCGTACGAGCAGAACTACAATCGACGCGAATCTTTTTAATATTCCCACCTCCGTAAAAGTAAACTTTGCAGACTATGAAACGAAATTAAAATCGAAGTACGACTTTCTAAAGATCGATGTGTTCGGAACAATTGGGGACAAGTTAGATCTCGTTAAAAAAACGCGTAAGATTCTTTTTATCCCGAACACTCAGAAGGAAGAAAGTTATGCGGCTTATGATCAGGAAGGTTTTATCGACTACGCTTCCGAACTAGGAGACGCGGAAGACATTCGTAAAAAAATCATAGAATACGCAAATCAGAAAATCAAATCCGAACTGATCGTTCCGGTTATTTATTTGAGCCACGAGGAACAGGCGATCCCGATTGGATTCGTCCACGCCCAAAATCGAAATAGGGAAATAGATATTCTGGAAGTGATGGAAATTAAAACCCTCACTTTCGAAATGGTAGATCGAATCCGGGAATCCAATACAATCTTAGTGAAAGAAAGATTTCCAATCGTGAATATTTCCACGGGAGGTCTAAAAGTTAAAATCAATCACCCGGACTTAAATCAAGATCTTACGAAAAGGGCAGGATTTACGTTTGATATCTTTTTTAAGATGCAGGCTCCTCTCACCGCTTTCGGACTCATTCGCTCTATTACCAAGGATGCGGAGGGAAATCTTTACGTAGGCCTTTCGATCGAAGGAAATTCCTCAAGGCCTGGGGAAAGAAAAAAATATATAGATAACGTCAATCGACTTCTCGCGGAAAGCGGCCAACTTCAACTCTGA
- a CDS encoding O-antigen ligase family protein, which produces MSPLLNLKTVPLIALAFSLSLLFFFDPSNPSLSRDSVVFSFFVWFVSLGISFRKKKFKIHPLFLLACLLLIGLSTINGINRAPVVYFSQKLNLKLLYVAALCLTIYLFLKNVHPIFLFVHTVAFACSPPLFSSIKSVPLLLFVAASLFYLTPKKIRLRKLYVIVSISFFVLLISSLLSYKSQAALLQLCLLFSGILIFFLVSSYPSLFIKKGLLLILSSNLLLNTINLFSAIHTIWPFDFLQPSLLLTYAGFPVSSIAVISAFSALVAFYTASQYVRYFWFLVPGGLIAIYLTYFNHSRASLLAFGLAIFCIFLFRWNKKKVFFRIFIPAFCLIILFLVGSVFFFPQEAVSQYFDPKTLLIRFSLWNFHFQSVLQNFPILGIGLDADSLLAHLPGTDSEKIGYDDFYKFLHSFRSYPQAHNLYVETFTSLGILGSLFFLWITIYLSLLAYRMLVSKSKKISDIGIFISGVLVFVAAHEFFDYNLGEQHFFIPVVLVLSLIRTRSSSTMGTFHQNSSFKAVYAISLILLGYLSFQLVWEQRLRNLIIVSIQDEIELDNFLIYKEKKVSGNRKKFSHPIEEITNNQIWIRSEENLVLASLILRKSPGHSDLIESLLDRCVRKNPYSSVCWKEKVDVLRKKDPNLDIRKELEEGKKTDPFHIIFTE; this is translated from the coding sequence ATGAGTCCGCTTCTCAACTTAAAAACAGTTCCACTTATAGCACTCGCTTTTTCTCTCTCTTTGCTGTTTTTTTTCGATCCTTCGAATCCCTCTCTTTCCAGAGATTCGGTGGTATTTAGTTTTTTTGTTTGGTTCGTCTCTTTAGGAATTTCTTTTCGGAAAAAGAAATTCAAAATTCATCCTCTTTTCCTATTGGCCTGTCTATTATTAATCGGACTTTCTACGATCAACGGAATCAACCGGGCTCCGGTCGTTTACTTTTCCCAAAAGTTGAATTTAAAACTTCTCTATGTAGCGGCTTTGTGTCTTACAATTTATTTATTCCTTAAAAACGTCCATCCGATCTTCTTATTCGTTCATACCGTTGCGTTTGCATGTTCTCCCCCTCTTTTTTCAAGCATCAAATCGGTTCCGCTTTTACTCTTTGTAGCCGCTTCTTTATTCTATCTTACTCCGAAAAAAATTCGGCTTCGTAAATTGTATGTTATCGTTTCCATTTCCTTTTTTGTGCTACTGATTTCATCCTTACTTTCCTATAAATCCCAAGCGGCCCTCTTGCAACTCTGTCTTTTATTTTCCGGAATTCTGATTTTCTTTTTGGTTTCTTCTTATCCAAGTCTGTTTATTAAAAAAGGACTTCTTTTAATCCTTTCCTCAAATCTTCTTTTGAATACCATAAACTTGTTCTCCGCGATCCACACGATTTGGCCCTTTGACTTTTTACAACCTTCTCTTTTGCTTACGTACGCCGGTTTTCCTGTGTCGTCGATCGCGGTGATATCCGCATTTTCCGCGTTAGTCGCCTTTTATACCGCATCCCAATATGTTCGATATTTCTGGTTTTTAGTTCCAGGAGGTCTTATTGCAATTTACCTTACGTATTTCAATCATTCGCGCGCAAGTTTATTGGCTTTTGGTCTTGCAATTTTTTGTATTTTTCTTTTCCGTTGGAATAAAAAGAAAGTCTTCTTCCGGATTTTTATTCCGGCATTCTGTCTAATTATTTTATTCTTGGTCGGAAGCGTATTTTTCTTTCCCCAAGAAGCCGTTTCTCAATATTTCGATCCAAAAACCCTTCTCATTCGATTTTCTCTGTGGAACTTCCACTTTCAATCAGTGCTTCAAAATTTTCCGATCTTAGGGATCGGATTGGATGCAGATTCTCTTTTGGCTCATCTGCCCGGAACAGATTCAGAAAAAATCGGGTACGACGATTTTTATAAGTTTCTGCATTCTTTCAGATCCTACCCGCAAGCTCATAATCTCTACGTGGAAACGTTTACGAGTCTCGGAATTTTAGGTTCCCTCTTTTTTCTTTGGATCACCATTTATCTTTCTCTTCTCGCCTACCGAATGTTAGTTTCCAAAAGTAAAAAAATTTCCGATATAGGGATATTCATTTCAGGAGTCCTTGTGTTTGTCGCTGCTCACGAGTTCTTCGATTACAATTTGGGGGAACAACATTTCTTCATTCCGGTAGTGCTTGTGTTATCTTTGATTCGGACCCGATCCAGTTCTACGATGGGAACGTTCCATCAGAACAGTTCGTTTAAGGCCGTTTACGCGATCTCATTGATTCTTTTAGGATATCTTTCTTTTCAGTTGGTTTGGGAGCAAAGACTCAGGAATCTGATCATAGTCTCCATTCAAGACGAAATAGAACTTGATAATTTTCTAATATACAAAGAAAAAAAAGTTTCTGGAAACCGTAAAAAGTTTTCTCATCCGATCGAAGAAATTACCAACAATCAAATCTGGATCCGTTCTGAAGAAAATTTAGTTCTGGCGTCCCTAATTCTTCGTAAAAGTCCGGGTCACTCAGATTTGATAGAATCCTTATTAGATCGCTGTGTCCGAAAAAATCCGTATTCTTCCGTTTGTTGGAAAGAAAAAGTCGATGTTCTTAGAAAAAAAGATCCGAATTTAGATATCCGAAAAGAATTGGAAGAAGGAAAAAAAACGGATCCGTTCCATATCATTTTTACGGAATAA
- a CDS encoding LA_3751/LA_3752 family putative glycosyltransferase yields the protein MLSRLILSPYSRYFIYILVVLFLTFNRFKLDNKVPFVSSDSEIKYYQTIMFFEKGLKAITESECLYPGKVYDPEFRYFPFDYPWAFLKENENRKCLFQYPPLFAFLNGIPAYFFGAKIITLLPLLCLLGCLLIFDKILSLFIDKTWVVLIGTLVPFTLSFPALSSVEFSEVPLNNFLLLSFGYFLICSLFVDKITVQNKNLNSNFRIFSFASGLLAVAAFFLRTESAFPVFLFGFLAFFSQKTRNNLKEYLIFSVLGGVLSFGIIGVLNFFYSGHPMGIRFLVSSQDAMNQFSIEKQIVILQGYLLGDATKSGFLKASPYAILIFGIFSDLIRKNKLSGESILGLVGIGTLFSISFFSPYTAGVHHFGLRYLESGFIFLSAGILIFLYQRSIEFPNIGRVLILLTSLSLYYNYKFTREGFKILFGSIAPYLQIQNEFQSKGIIVHKGQFTNYLIGFSYLNSVHFTVNTEKDAIQLEQTLKKNQVDSYSILEYESEPPRDPNLPEKQFKEKIAVRFPDPNRYYKVKDQRKILDFSLRTYQLLKN from the coding sequence ATGCTCAGTCGATTGATTCTTTCTCCCTATTCTCGCTATTTCATCTACATACTCGTAGTATTATTCCTGACTTTCAATCGTTTCAAACTCGACAATAAAGTTCCATTCGTTTCCAGCGACTCCGAGATTAAGTATTATCAAACTATAATGTTCTTCGAAAAAGGACTTAAGGCGATCACTGAATCGGAATGTCTCTACCCTGGAAAGGTTTACGATCCTGAATTTAGGTATTTTCCCTTCGACTATCCCTGGGCTTTTCTGAAGGAAAATGAGAACCGAAAATGTCTCTTTCAGTATCCTCCTTTATTTGCATTTTTAAACGGAATTCCGGCGTATTTTTTCGGAGCAAAAATCATTACATTGTTACCTCTTCTCTGTCTGCTCGGGTGTCTTTTGATCTTTGATAAAATTCTTTCCTTATTCATCGATAAAACCTGGGTTGTTTTGATCGGCACATTAGTTCCCTTCACTCTCAGCTTTCCGGCCCTATCCTCGGTCGAGTTTTCGGAAGTTCCTCTCAATAATTTTCTTTTATTATCTTTCGGATATTTTTTGATTTGTTCCCTTTTTGTGGACAAAATTACAGTTCAAAACAAAAATCTAAATTCGAATTTTAGAATATTCTCGTTTGCTTCTGGGCTTTTGGCGGTAGCCGCATTCTTTCTAAGAACCGAATCTGCATTTCCTGTATTCTTATTCGGTTTTCTTGCCTTTTTTTCCCAAAAAACGAGAAACAATCTTAAAGAATATTTGATTTTTTCGGTTCTTGGTGGAGTTCTTTCTTTCGGAATTATAGGCGTCTTGAATTTCTTTTATTCCGGTCATCCAATGGGAATTCGTTTTCTTGTCAGTTCACAGGACGCGATGAATCAGTTTTCTATCGAAAAACAAATCGTAATTCTTCAAGGATATCTTTTGGGAGATGCGACCAAATCCGGATTCCTAAAGGCATCTCCTTATGCGATTTTAATCTTTGGTATTTTTTCCGATCTTATTCGTAAGAACAAACTTTCCGGTGAGTCGATTCTCGGCCTTGTAGGAATTGGAACTCTCTTTTCAATTTCCTTTTTCAGCCCTTATACGGCAGGAGTTCATCATTTCGGACTCCGTTATTTGGAGTCCGGTTTTATCTTTTTATCTGCGGGAATCCTTATCTTTTTGTACCAAAGAAGTATCGAATTTCCAAATATTGGAAGGGTTTTGATTTTGTTGACCTCTTTGAGTTTATATTATAACTACAAATTCACGAGAGAAGGTTTTAAGATTTTATTCGGATCGATCGCACCTTACTTGCAAATACAAAATGAATTTCAATCCAAGGGAATCATCGTTCACAAGGGGCAATTTACGAATTATTTAATCGGTTTTTCTTATCTAAATTCCGTCCACTTCACGGTAAACACGGAAAAAGACGCGATTCAATTGGAACAGACTTTAAAAAAGAACCAAGTCGACTCGTATTCTATCTTAGAATACGAGTCAGAACCTCCTCGGGACCCGAATCTTCCCGAAAAACAATTTAAAGAAAAGATAGCGGTTCGTTTTCCGGACCCGAATCGCTATTACAAAGTAAAAGATCAAAGGAAGATCCTGGACTTTTCCCTAAGAACTTATCAACTACTTAAGAATTAA